A single region of the Streptomyces sp. NBC_00425 genome encodes:
- a CDS encoding ABC transporter permease, with amino-acid sequence MGIVVTYCLLGALGRQPRDTELSSILIPIAVVLVGGGIVLSLPLLSRSLARRMARSTESLSLGLAMRRNEAESGGVLRVATSLVLLIFSASLVQGVLVELAQVSKNTSPVQLYQISLDGVSNQKQRAWEQVKGVRAHAVVMDSWRDLGADQPQGMVSAVVATCNQLRAIVVRADGCVDGRAVRLMDPNQSYDETDKPGMVFPFHVLREKQSRVVHLTLPAKQLWYRDYPGLPSLHSGDVLLPPNALPSGFRPARATLVLLSSSAPETVRSVLDGIAGVDPTTAVDTPGIVITSLQQITVIKTLLAVGMVLGLVIGVVAYLVAATDRAMERRAQVTALTLLGAKVRTLQAVQVAQVVLPLCIGLVLAVVTGKMTESSYLVTGGGETFWDGDGLPLLLGAAVGVVVVAALGSLPLVGRRIDPELIRRD; translated from the coding sequence ATGGGCATCGTGGTCACGTATTGTCTGCTTGGCGCGTTGGGGCGTCAGCCCCGAGATACCGAACTGTCTTCGATCCTGATTCCTATTGCCGTCGTGCTAGTCGGCGGCGGAATCGTACTCAGCCTACCGCTACTTTCCCGCTCGCTTGCTCGACGAATGGCTCGCTCTACCGAATCGCTTTCGCTGGGACTGGCTATGCGGCGAAACGAGGCAGAGTCTGGTGGAGTGTTGCGAGTTGCGACCAGCCTGGTGTTGCTGATCTTCTCTGCCTCGCTCGTGCAAGGCGTGCTCGTCGAGTTGGCCCAGGTTTCCAAAAACACCTCGCCAGTTCAGCTCTATCAGATCTCCCTAGATGGAGTCTCTAATCAGAAGCAGAGGGCGTGGGAACAAGTCAAGGGTGTTCGTGCTCATGCTGTTGTCATGGACTCCTGGAGAGATCTTGGTGCAGATCAGCCCCAAGGCATGGTCAGCGCTGTAGTCGCGACATGTAATCAGTTGCGGGCGATTGTTGTGAGGGCTGATGGATGTGTGGATGGGCGAGCCGTTCGACTAATGGATCCGAATCAGAGCTATGACGAGACTGACAAACCAGGAATGGTCTTCCCGTTTCATGTCTTGCGTGAAAAGCAGAGTAGAGTCGTGCACCTGACATTGCCGGCTAAGCAACTCTGGTACAGGGATTATCCAGGTCTACCTTCCTTGCATAGCGGCGACGTTCTCCTCCCGCCCAATGCTCTTCCGTCAGGTTTTCGTCCCGCTAGAGCCACCCTCGTCCTCCTCAGTAGTTCAGCGCCCGAAACGGTGCGTTCTGTCCTAGATGGCATCGCTGGAGTTGACCCGACGACTGCAGTAGATACGCCCGGCATCGTCATCACTTCGCTCCAGCAGATCACCGTCATCAAGACACTCCTCGCCGTTGGCATGGTGCTGGGGCTGGTCATCGGCGTGGTGGCCTATCTCGTTGCTGCCACTGACAGGGCCATGGAGCGTCGGGCTCAGGTCACGGCGTTGACGTTGTTGGGGGCAAAGGTTCGAACTCTGCAAGCCGTGCAAGTGGCCCAGGTCGTTCTACCGTTGTGTATCGGGCTCGTGCTCGCCGTAGTGACGGGAAAGATGACCGAGTCCAGTTATCTGGTCACCGGCGGGGGTGAGACCTTCTGGGACGGTGACGGGTTGCCGTTGTTGTTGGGGGCGGCGGTCGGGGTTGTCGTTGTCGCCGCTCTTGGGTCCTTGCCGTTGGTGGGGCGGCGGATCGATCCGGAGTTGATTCGGCGGGATTAG